A DNA window from Rhizobium jaguaris contains the following coding sequences:
- a CDS encoding translocation/assembly module TamB domain-containing protein produces MSTLIRILGRLVRLIAYAVVAILALAIAAVLIVGFVPAATDYAVNQVAKLVSTPDHTITITEPSGLLTGNLRVGSIAIADTKGTCAKVRDIAIDWSPISLLTGTFRADRVAASAVDFQRLPVTTANAAPQATTTESKGFSLPIAVDIGAIALPNLRIGQAVAGQDFALAANGSVKANSSSIDLILDANRRDVPDAKLSTNIAFAPAENRLNLKAEIAEPRDGMLAGMLHLPGGPAININLSGEGPLSNWAGKLQAALDGKPTVSIEGHHAISADGLHHIDVKGGGDVDSLLPPTFRPLFTGQTTIDLAATFDGKGKIDIQTGNLATGSVVIAASGTLDPSGNNSLNANLLGTSGPVDFRWPMESGEVRAMISRVDVALTGAAQSVKIDAKASLDSASMPQGQISQVNLSAKSDAFNLTSGSGPLQLRLVIGQTAFTSPDLNRLIRAPIALTAPLQLSPDTIGFNNTTLESASIGGTINGKYTLSSKALTGNFKIFALPAVLPDGVSDKFEGTISLEGQVAGTVPTKMNLSNLALKSNVGEISGNAALDGQTLTSNITGRLLDLSKLVPNAEGQADIGLKTKGQLSALGIEATVKAVNVKLAGRLLDTLDVALTGTADPNAPQASIQANGAIEGKPISINANAASQNGRTSIPALAVEVGPNKLQGKLDLSPSFEPSGALNFDLPDLSLLAALAGQKAEGDLKGSVDLSSANSKIGLKVDANGSGIRRDDLSINKPSIALTVDDLKAFSANGSIRADAIASGANRIANLALTFTQQGSRTVFDLKSNYDNAPLTASGNVETGGGQTVVSLDNFAGAPRTIPVKLASPTKITIKDGTASLNGLTIQTGGGSVTVNGTAGQALNITAEIANLPTSLANVFAPTLAAEGTISGKVTVTGKPAAPVVGFQANWSGAATSQTKSAGLGPLGIKANGQFANNIVTIDTNLTGQNGLALNGGGTVAVAGNKALAMKFSGTLPFDAMAGQLAAQGLSMTGAARIDLQIAGTTTAPVITGSVSTDGAKLVDVRRNLTLNGLAVTVTLDGRQAVISRLNGNLASGGSVSASGTVGIAPNSGFPADIQLRFNNATYVDGTLVTATINGTLSIRGPLLTAPVLTGNLTLAKASITVPEKLPASLSEINIRHRNAPAAVSAQFKGRQPQGPRNKSTTLGIDLQLDAPSQIFVRGRGIDAELGGSITVRGTAADPIVSGGFTMRRGRLTILSRRLDFTNTSKITFGGDLTPALDMEATSSVNSTTITVDVTGLATDPKISFSSSPALPQDEVLAQLIFGQSMSKLSALQIAQLADAVSQLAGGRSTSLFEGLRSHLGVDDLDITTDAKGQAQVGAGKYLNKRTYIELQQGASNNTKAIINFDVGRGVKLRGAAGSDGAGEAGIVYEHEY; encoded by the coding sequence ATGAGCACGTTGATTCGAATTCTCGGCAGATTGGTGCGCCTCATCGCCTATGCGGTTGTGGCAATCCTCGCGCTTGCGATCGCCGCCGTGCTCATCGTCGGCTTCGTGCCCGCCGCGACCGATTATGCCGTCAATCAGGTGGCGAAACTCGTTTCGACGCCCGACCACACCATCACGATCACCGAGCCGTCGGGGCTCCTGACCGGCAACCTGCGGGTCGGCTCGATCGCGATTGCCGATACCAAGGGCACCTGCGCGAAGGTTCGGGATATCGCCATCGACTGGTCGCCGATCTCACTGCTGACGGGCACTTTCCGTGCCGATCGTGTTGCCGCCAGCGCCGTGGATTTTCAACGCTTGCCCGTCACGACCGCCAACGCCGCGCCCCAAGCAACGACGACTGAGAGCAAAGGCTTCTCGCTGCCCATCGCGGTCGATATCGGCGCCATCGCCTTGCCGAATCTGCGTATCGGGCAAGCCGTGGCCGGCCAGGATTTCGCGCTTGCCGCCAACGGCAGTGTCAAGGCCAACAGCAGCAGCATCGACCTTATCCTCGATGCCAATCGCCGGGACGTCCCTGACGCCAAGCTTTCCACCAATATTGCTTTCGCACCCGCGGAAAACCGGCTGAACCTGAAAGCCGAAATCGCCGAACCGCGAGACGGCATGCTCGCCGGCATGCTGCATCTGCCGGGCGGCCCAGCGATCAATATCAACCTTTCCGGCGAAGGCCCCTTGTCGAACTGGGCCGGCAAGCTACAAGCCGCGCTCGACGGCAAGCCGACGGTGTCGATCGAGGGCCATCACGCCATTTCCGCGGACGGGCTGCACCATATCGACGTCAAAGGCGGAGGCGACGTCGACTCGCTGTTGCCGCCGACCTTTCGCCCCCTCTTCACCGGCCAGACGACGATAGACCTTGCCGCCACCTTCGACGGCAAGGGCAAGATCGACATCCAGACCGGCAATCTCGCCACCGGCAGCGTCGTCATCGCCGCTTCCGGCACGCTTGATCCCTCAGGCAATAACAGCCTCAACGCCAACCTGCTCGGCACATCCGGTCCTGTCGATTTCCGCTGGCCGATGGAAAGCGGCGAAGTGCGGGCGATGATTTCGCGTGTCGATGTTGCGCTGACGGGCGCCGCGCAGTCCGTGAAGATCGATGCCAAGGCCTCGCTCGACAGCGCCAGCATGCCGCAAGGCCAGATCAGCCAGGTGAACCTCAGCGCCAAGAGCGACGCCTTCAACCTGACCAGTGGGTCCGGCCCGCTGCAGCTTCGCCTCGTCATCGGCCAGACCGCCTTCACCAGCCCCGATCTCAACCGCCTGATCCGTGCGCCGATCGCGCTGACTGCGCCTCTGCAGCTCTCGCCCGACACGATCGGCTTCAACAACACGACGCTGGAGAGCGCCAGCATCGGCGGCACCATCAACGGCAAATATACGCTGTCATCGAAGGCGCTGACCGGCAACTTCAAGATCTTCGCGCTGCCGGCCGTGCTGCCGGACGGCGTATCGGATAAATTCGAGGGGACGATCTCGCTGGAAGGTCAGGTTGCCGGTACCGTGCCGACGAAGATGAACCTCTCCAACCTGGCTCTGAAATCCAATGTTGGCGAGATCAGCGGCAATGCGGCACTCGATGGCCAGACGTTGACATCGAACATCACCGGCAGACTGCTCGATCTTTCCAAGCTTGTCCCGAATGCAGAGGGACAGGCGGATATCGGTCTGAAGACCAAGGGGCAGCTGAGCGCGCTCGGCATCGAAGCGACGGTGAAGGCTGTCAACGTCAAGCTCGCCGGCCGCCTGCTGGACACGCTCGATGTGGCGCTCACCGGAACGGCCGATCCGAATGCGCCCCAGGCAAGCATACAGGCAAACGGCGCAATCGAAGGCAAACCGATCAGCATTAACGCCAACGCCGCGTCTCAGAACGGCCGCACGAGCATCCCCGCCCTTGCCGTCGAAGTCGGCCCCAACAAGCTGCAGGGCAAGCTGGATTTATCACCGAGTTTCGAACCGTCAGGCGCGTTGAATTTCGATCTTCCCGACCTCAGCCTGCTCGCCGCCCTGGCCGGGCAGAAAGCTGAGGGTGATCTCAAGGGCTCGGTCGATCTCTCCAGCGCTAACAGCAAGATCGGCCTGAAGGTAGATGCCAACGGCAGCGGCATCCGCCGTGACGATCTTTCGATCAACAAGCCTTCCATCGCGCTGACGGTCGACGATCTCAAGGCCTTTTCCGCCAATGGCAGCATCCGCGCCGATGCCATCGCCTCGGGCGCCAACCGCATTGCCAATCTCGCGCTGACCTTCACGCAGCAGGGCAGCCGCACGGTTTTCGATCTCAAGTCCAACTATGACAACGCTCCGCTGACCGCCAGCGGCAATGTCGAGACCGGAGGTGGCCAGACGGTCGTCAGCCTCGACAATTTCGCCGGCGCACCGCGCACCATCCCGGTCAAACTGGCCTCGCCGACCAAAATCACCATCAAGGACGGCACGGCATCGCTGAACGGCCTAACTATTCAGACCGGCGGCGGTTCGGTGACGGTCAACGGCACGGCTGGGCAAGCGCTAAACATCACCGCCGAGATCGCCAACCTGCCCACCAGCCTCGCCAATGTCTTCGCACCGACGCTTGCCGCCGAAGGCACGATCTCCGGTAAGGTGACGGTGACCGGTAAGCCGGCCGCACCCGTTGTCGGCTTTCAGGCCAATTGGTCAGGGGCGGCGACCAGCCAGACGAAATCGGCCGGCCTCGGCCCGCTCGGCATCAAGGCAAATGGCCAGTTCGCCAACAATATCGTCACCATCGACACCAACTTGACCGGCCAGAATGGCTTGGCGCTCAATGGCGGCGGCACGGTTGCCGTTGCCGGCAACAAGGCCTTGGCGATGAAGTTCTCCGGCACTCTGCCTTTCGATGCGATGGCCGGACAACTCGCTGCCCAGGGGCTGAGCATGACAGGCGCAGCGAGGATCGACCTGCAGATCGCTGGTACGACCACGGCACCCGTCATCACAGGCTCGGTCTCCACCGACGGCGCGAAGCTCGTCGATGTCCGTCGCAACCTCACTCTCAACGGCCTTGCCGTCACCGTCACCCTCGACGGCAGGCAGGCGGTGATCTCGCGGCTCAACGGCAATCTCGCCAGCGGCGGCAGCGTATCTGCAAGCGGCACGGTCGGCATCGCTCCGAACAGCGGCTTTCCCGCCGATATCCAGTTGAGATTCAACAACGCCACCTATGTCGACGGCACGCTGGTGACCGCAACCATCAACGGCACGCTCAGCATCAGGGGACCGCTTCTGACCGCCCCGGTGCTCACGGGCAATCTGACGCTCGCGAAGGCGTCCATTACCGTGCCGGAAAAGCTGCCGGCCTCGCTCTCCGAGATCAACATCAGACACAGGAATGCGCCGGCCGCCGTCAGCGCCCAGTTCAAGGGCCGGCAGCCGCAAGGCCCGCGCAATAAGTCCACTACCCTCGGCATCGATCTGCAACTCGATGCACCTTCGCAGATCTTCGTTCGTGGCCGCGGCATCGATGCAGAACTCGGCGGCAGCATCACTGTCCGAGGCACCGCGGCCGATCCTATCGTCTCCGGCGGTTTCACCATGAGGCGCGGGCGCTTGACTATCCTCAGCCGCCGCCTGGATTTCACCAATACCAGCAAGATCACCTTCGGTGGCGACCTGACGCCTGCCCTCGACATGGAAGCCACGTCGAGCGTGAACTCCACTACCATTACCGTCGATGTCACCGGTTTGGCCACCGACCCGAAGATCAGTTTCTCCTCTTCCCCTGCCCTGCCGCAGGACGAGGTGCTGGCACAACTGATCTTCGGACAATCGATGTCGAAGCTCTCTGCCCTGCAGATCGCTCAGCTCGCCGATGCCGTAAGCCAGCTCGCCGGCGGCCGCTCCACCTCGTTGTTCGAAGGCCTGCGCAGCCATCTCGGCGTCGACGATCTCGACATCACGACGGACGCAAAGGGCCAGGCGCAAGTGGGCGCCGGAAAATATCTGAACAAGCGCACCTACATCGAGCTGCAGCAGGGTGCTTCCAACAACACCAAGGCGATCATCAATTTCGACGTCGGGCGCGGCGTCAAGCTGCGGGGAGCGGCCGGTTCGGACGGCGCGGGCGAAGCCGGCATCGTCTATGAGCATGAGTATTGA
- a CDS encoding Lrp/AsnC family transcriptional regulator gives MDDLDRDLLSALRHNARTSVSSLAAATGASRATVTARIERLVDNGTITAFTIRTGHEARSAGVRAIVMIEVLGKMADKVAEQLRGLPQVRALHSTNGKWDFIAELEDRDLASFDETLRRIRLINGINTTESNILLKTSKMGF, from the coding sequence ATGGACGATCTCGATCGCGACCTCCTGAGCGCGCTGCGCCACAATGCCCGCACTTCCGTCTCATCGCTGGCGGCGGCAACCGGCGCCTCGCGCGCCACTGTTACCGCGCGCATCGAACGGCTGGTCGACAACGGCACCATCACCGCCTTCACCATCAGAACCGGCCATGAAGCCCGTTCTGCCGGCGTGCGCGCCATCGTTATGATCGAGGTGCTCGGCAAGATGGCGGACAAGGTTGCCGAACAGCTTCGCGGCCTGCCTCAGGTGAGGGCGCTGCACAGCACCAACGGCAAATGGGATTTCATCGCTGAACTGGAAGATCGCGACCTCGCATCCTTTGACGAAACGCTGCGTCGTATCCGGCTGATCAATGGCATCAACACGACTGAATCTAATATCTTGCTGAAGACGAGCAAGATGGGATTTTGA
- the rocF gene encoding arginase: MNVESTSITLIGVPLEEGSGRRGAGMGPTALRIAGIETMLTELDHRVTDSGDLHPAPAADLPDHPKAHNLKIVGAFTRALEAKVYEVASSGSFPLILGGDHSLSMGSVSGMARYAAEVGRPLFVLWLDAHSDFNSPATSPSGNIHGMPVAFFCGEAEIADILPANRPLVDPTKVFQVGIRSVDPHERREIQEHGVNVFDMRSLDEQGVAAIMRRVLDTISAANGLLHVSFDVDFLDPDIAPGVGTTVPGGATFREAHLIMEMLSDSGLVSSLDLVELNPFLDDRGKSARVLVEMAASLFGRRIFDRPTRAA, encoded by the coding sequence ATGAACGTAGAATCCACATCCATTACGCTGATTGGCGTACCGCTTGAGGAAGGCTCCGGCCGCCGTGGTGCCGGCATGGGCCCGACGGCCCTGCGTATCGCCGGCATCGAGACGATGCTGACCGAGCTCGACCACCGCGTCACCGACAGCGGCGACCTGCATCCGGCTCCCGCCGCCGATTTGCCGGATCATCCGAAGGCGCATAATTTGAAGATCGTCGGCGCCTTCACCCGTGCTCTGGAAGCCAAAGTCTACGAAGTCGCCTCATCCGGCAGCTTCCCGCTGATCCTCGGCGGCGATCACAGCCTCTCCATGGGCAGCGTCTCCGGCATGGCACGCTATGCGGCTGAGGTCGGCCGGCCGCTGTTCGTGCTATGGCTGGACGCGCATTCGGACTTCAATTCCCCGGCCACATCGCCCTCAGGCAATATTCACGGCATGCCCGTCGCCTTCTTCTGCGGCGAAGCCGAGATTGCCGATATCCTGCCAGCCAACCGGCCGCTGGTCGATCCGACGAAGGTTTTCCAGGTCGGCATACGCTCCGTCGATCCGCACGAACGCCGGGAAATCCAGGAGCACGGCGTCAATGTCTTCGACATGCGCTCCCTCGATGAACAGGGTGTGGCGGCCATCATGCGCCGGGTGCTCGACACGATCAGCGCCGCCAACGGCCTGCTGCATGTCAGCTTCGATGTCGATTTCCTCGATCCGGATATAGCGCCGGGTGTCGGAACGACCGTACCGGGCGGCGCGACCTTCCGGGAGGCCCATCTCATCATGGAAATGCTGTCCGACAGCGGCCTCGTCTCGTCGCTCGATCTGGTCGAGCTCAATCCGTTCCTCGATGACCGCGGCAAGAGCGCCCGCGTCCTGGTGGAGATGGCGGCGAGCCTGTTCGGGCGGCGCATTTTCGATCGTCCGACAAGGGCAGCATAG
- the rocD gene encoding ornithine--oxo-acid transaminase yields MSEPSDLIATEQRLGAHNYKPLDVVLTRGEGVYVWDTDGKRYLDCLSAYSAVNQGHCHPKIREAMIEQAGKLTLTSRAFRNDQLAYLYEELAALTGSHKILPMNSGAEAVETAIKAVRKWGYEVKGVPENQAEIIVCSNNFHGRTLSIISFSTDPDARTGFGPYTPGFRIIPFGDADAFAAAINGNTVAALIEPIQGEAGVIIPAPGYFTRVRELCTGNNVALILDEIQTGLGRTGKLLAEEHEGIEADVTLIGKALSGGFYPVSAVLSNSEVLGVLKPGQHGSTFGGNPLACAVARAALRVLTDEGMIENAAVMGDYFLEGLRSIRSNIVKEVRGRGLMMAVELVPEAGGARQYCYQLKDLGLLAKDTHDHTIRLAPPLVITHNQVDWALEQIDKVLAK; encoded by the coding sequence ATGAGCGAACCAAGCGATCTCATTGCGACCGAGCAGCGCCTCGGCGCCCACAATTACAAGCCGCTCGACGTCGTGCTGACACGCGGCGAAGGCGTCTATGTCTGGGACACCGACGGCAAGCGCTACCTCGATTGCCTGTCGGCCTATTCGGCTGTCAACCAGGGCCATTGCCACCCGAAGATTCGCGAAGCGATGATCGAGCAGGCCGGCAAGCTGACGCTGACCTCACGCGCCTTCCGCAACGACCAGCTCGCCTACCTCTATGAGGAGCTGGCGGCACTGACCGGTTCGCACAAGATCCTGCCAATGAACTCCGGCGCCGAAGCCGTCGAGACGGCGATCAAAGCCGTGCGCAAATGGGGCTATGAGGTGAAGGGCGTCCCCGAAAACCAGGCGGAGATCATCGTCTGCTCTAATAATTTCCACGGCCGGACGCTCAGCATCATCAGCTTCTCCACCGATCCGGATGCCCGTACCGGCTTCGGTCCTTATACGCCGGGTTTCCGCATCATCCCCTTCGGCGATGCCGACGCTTTTGCCGCCGCAATCAACGGAAATACAGTCGCCGCGCTGATCGAGCCGATCCAGGGCGAGGCCGGCGTCATCATTCCCGCGCCCGGCTATTTCACCCGTGTGCGCGAGCTATGCACGGGCAATAACGTCGCCCTCATCCTCGATGAGATTCAGACCGGCCTCGGCCGCACTGGCAAGCTGCTCGCCGAAGAGCACGAGGGCATCGAGGCCGACGTGACGCTGATCGGCAAGGCGCTGTCCGGTGGCTTCTATCCGGTCTCCGCCGTGCTCTCCAATTCTGAAGTGCTCGGCGTCCTGAAGCCCGGCCAGCACGGCTCCACCTTCGGCGGCAATCCGCTTGCTTGCGCCGTCGCTCGCGCCGCACTGCGCGTCCTGACCGACGAAGGCATGATCGAGAACGCTGCCGTCATGGGCGATTATTTCCTCGAAGGCCTGCGCTCGATCCGCTCGAATATCGTCAAGGAGGTTCGCGGCCGTGGCCTGATGATGGCGGTGGAGCTGGTGCCGGAGGCAGGCGGCGCGCGGCAATATTGCTACCAGCTCAAGGATCTCGGCCTGCTCGCCAAGGACACGCACGACCACACGATCCGCCTCGCCCCGCCGCTGGTCATCACCCATAATCAGGTCGATTGGGCGCTGGAACAGATCGACAAGGTTCTGGCCAAATAA